From the genome of Sporomusa sphaeroides DSM 2875:
AAGCTAAGTCAGGAAGAAGGCATAGAGATAATATCTTCTGATGAATTGGGGCGGAAGATTGGTGTTACGCCGGAACAGATACGTAAGGATTTATCAGCCTTTGGTGAGTTCGGCAAAAAAGGTGTAGGCTATTATGTGCGCGAGCTTATGCGCAATATTGGCGAGATATTGGGGCTTAACCGTAAATGGAATATTGCCATTTGTGGTGTTGGGCATTTGGGCTGGGCTTTGGCCAACTATGCGAATTTTTCACCGCAAGGCTTCCACCTGCAGGCTATTTTTGATATTGATCCTGACAAAATCGGGCGTTATATAAATGAAGTAGAGATTTTCCATGTTAGCCGGATGAAGGAAATAGTGACTGAACGGGACATTCAAATTGGGATTATCACCGTGCCGATGGAATTTGCCCAAAGTACTG
Proteins encoded in this window:
- a CDS encoding redox-sensing transcriptional repressor Rex, whose amino-acid sequence is MKESKENAVISKATIDRLPLYYRTLKLSQEEGIEIISSDELGRKIGVTPEQIRKDLSAFGEFGKKGVGYYVRELMRNIGEILGLNRKWNIAICGVGHLGWALANYANFSPQGFHLQAIFDIDPDKIGRYINEVEIFHVSRMKEIVTERDIQIGIITVPMEFAQSTATQLVEAGIKGIWNFAPIKINVPDTIHVVSEDLSVGLSSMSYYLSRQNG